One Oceanicoccus sagamiensis genomic region harbors:
- a CDS encoding 2OG-Fe(II) oxygenase — protein MDPFERMQQQMRNVNSHTEDSKVKREGLQPGESIIMSVDNALSPQQTAELRSLVNQDSIQSIVSKKEEFTNNDEVRRSQVHWLAPDKHEHIYQTVLGIAENSNKKYQFKISAIDQRIQLAIYDESVQGFYRWHMDWGGGALQRKISISIPLNDPSEYEGGNLEFNINGDSISLPQKMGAAIVFPSFILHRVTPVTKGRRYSLVAWIKGEF, from the coding sequence ATGGACCCATTTGAGAGAATGCAGCAACAAATGCGTAACGTAAACTCGCATACTGAAGACTCAAAGGTAAAGAGAGAAGGCCTTCAACCCGGTGAATCTATTATCATGTCTGTAGATAACGCTCTAAGCCCACAACAAACGGCTGAACTGCGGAGCTTAGTAAACCAAGACAGTATTCAAAGTATCGTTTCCAAGAAAGAAGAATTTACAAACAACGATGAAGTGCGGCGCTCCCAGGTACACTGGCTTGCCCCCGATAAACATGAACACATTTACCAAACGGTGCTGGGTATTGCAGAAAACAGCAATAAGAAATACCAGTTTAAAATTAGCGCTATCGATCAGCGGATTCAACTAGCCATTTATGATGAATCAGTGCAAGGTTTTTATCGCTGGCACATGGATTGGGGCGGCGGTGCTTTGCAGCGTAAGATTAGCATTTCGATCCCTCTCAATGACCCCAGTGAGTATGAGGGCGGCAATCTCGAGTTTAATATTAATGGTGATAGCATTAGTTTACCCCAGAAAATGGGAGCCGCTATTGTGTTCCCCAGCTTTATCTTGCACCGGGTGACACCGGTCACTAAAGGCCGCCGATACAGCCTTGTCGCATGGATAAAGGGGGAGTTCTAG
- the glpE gene encoding thiosulfate sulfurtransferase GlpE, producing MADFKRISTIEAKALIDTGTASIVDVRDAQSFNNGHIEGALLLDNNSVDSFISSTAKDTPVIVYCYHGNSSQNAGQFLAEQGFTEVYSVDGGFELWRTQF from the coding sequence ATGGCGGATTTTAAACGCATCTCAACGATAGAGGCCAAAGCGCTGATCGATACCGGCACAGCCAGCATTGTCGATGTGCGCGATGCGCAGTCATTTAATAATGGTCATATCGAAGGTGCGCTACTGTTAGACAATAACAGTGTCGATAGCTTTATCAGCAGCACCGCCAAAGATACCCCGGTTATTGTGTATTGCTATCATGGCAATAGCAGCCAAAATGCGGGGCAGTTTTTAGCCGAGCAGGGCTTTACCGAGGTATACAGCGTAGATGGTGGCTTTGAATTATGGCGCACCCAGTTTTAG
- the arsC gene encoding arsenate reductase (glutaredoxin) (This arsenate reductase requires both glutathione and glutaredoxin to convert arsenate to arsenite, after which the efflux transporter formed by ArsA and ArsB can extrude the arsenite from the cell, providing resistance.) gives MSSVTIYHNPRCSKSRQTLQLLEDNGLSPEIVLYLDTPPSTDDINGLLKKLAISPRELLRKGEDAYKENNLKDTSLSDAELVAAMAAHPKLIERPIVVKGSKAVLGRPPENVLALV, from the coding sequence ATGAGCTCAGTCACTATCTACCATAACCCACGCTGTTCCAAATCTCGCCAGACCTTGCAATTATTAGAAGATAACGGCCTAAGCCCCGAGATTGTCCTTTATCTGGATACCCCTCCCAGTACCGATGACATTAATGGTCTGCTGAAGAAGTTAGCTATTTCCCCCCGTGAATTACTCCGTAAGGGTGAAGATGCCTACAAAGAGAATAACCTGAAAGATACCAGCCTAAGCGACGCAGAGCTGGTTGCCGCCATGGCCGCTCACCCCAAGCTGATAGAGCGCCCGATTGTGGTCAAAGGCTCTAAAGCCGTATTGGGCCGCCCACCTGAAAACGTTTTAGCGTTGGTATAA
- a CDS encoding class I SAM-dependent methyltransferase — MTDTNKYYEDHAEEFYQSTVEVDMSPIYQRFLPLIPEGGAILDAGCGSGRDSLYFKTNGYEVTAMDASEALCKLSGELLVQDVHCMGFEDMAWEDSFDGVWACASLLHVSRDNLPSIMNKFSRSLKAGGVLYASFKYGDTEREQGGRAFTDMNEELFDQLLKSTPSLELIESWVTVDRRVDRDESWLNVVVANS, encoded by the coding sequence ATGACTGATACCAATAAATACTACGAAGATCATGCTGAGGAGTTTTATCAATCTACTGTTGAGGTTGATATGAGTCCTATCTATCAGAGGTTTCTACCATTGATACCTGAGGGTGGGGCTATTCTAGATGCTGGATGTGGTTCAGGTAGGGATTCTTTGTATTTCAAGACGAATGGTTATGAAGTGACTGCTATGGATGCTTCTGAGGCTCTCTGTAAGCTCTCTGGAGAGTTGTTAGTTCAAGATGTTCATTGTATGGGGTTTGAGGATATGGCTTGGGAGGATAGCTTTGATGGTGTCTGGGCATGTGCTTCATTGCTTCATGTAAGTAGAGATAACCTTCCTAGTATTATGAATAAGTTCTCAAGGTCTCTTAAAGCTGGTGGAGTCCTGTATGCTTCTTTTAAGTATGGTGATACTGAGAGAGAGCAGGGTGGAAGGGCTTTTACGGATATGAATGAAGAGTTGTTTGATCAGTTGCTAAAGTCTACTCCAAGTTTAGAGTTGATAGAGAGTTGGGTAACTGTTGATAGAAGAGTTGATAGAGATGAGAGTTGGTTGAATGTTGTTGTGGCCAATAGTTAG
- a CDS encoding flagellar brake protein — protein MKLFEDLSLSPGASVQVLVVGNDHQSYSLDTVYIGSLSLHSVIVAMPSKHTEVIWRSGMNVAMTVVVPTGVATFKTRIDAIGERPYSYMHLAYPHQVKFREVRGAARVKVELPAEVANLSGHAQPSHFKSHVLDISVTGLKLATDTNIGKVGDELTIHIAMHFAGEERHLSIKGVIRARLGTVAGHEYSNIFGVQFLPLADEQRILLHAFVLNGLQAGSFA, from the coding sequence GTGAAACTATTTGAAGACCTAAGTTTATCCCCCGGGGCCTCGGTGCAGGTGCTTGTGGTGGGTAATGATCACCAAAGCTATAGTTTAGATACGGTTTATATTGGCTCCCTGTCGCTGCACTCGGTGATTGTAGCGATGCCCTCAAAACACACTGAGGTGATCTGGCGTAGCGGTATGAATGTTGCTATGACCGTGGTGGTCCCTACCGGTGTCGCCACCTTCAAAACCCGAATTGATGCTATTGGCGAACGGCCCTATAGCTATATGCATTTAGCTTACCCACATCAGGTTAAATTTCGGGAAGTCCGTGGAGCGGCCAGAGTCAAAGTTGAGCTACCCGCGGAAGTGGCCAATCTCAGCGGTCATGCCCAGCCCAGTCATTTTAAGTCCCATGTGCTGGATATTAGTGTCACGGGTTTGAAATTGGCGACGGATACCAATATTGGCAAAGTGGGGGACGAGTTAACCATTCATATTGCGATGCATTTTGCGGGTGAAGAAAGGCATTTGTCGATCAAGGGCGTGATCCGTGCCCGCCTGGGGACGGTGGCAGGCCATGAGTACTCTAATATTTTTGGTGTGCAGTTTTTACCGTTGGCAGACGAGCAGCGAATACTATTACATGCCTTTGTGCTAAATGGCTTACAGGCGGGCAGTTTTGCCTAA
- the wrbA gene encoding NAD(P)H:quinone oxidoreductase: MSSPYILVLYYSRHGAVAEMAQQVARGIEQCSGIEARIRTVPAVSNECEAVAEDIPEQGPLYCNADDLQHCAGLVMGSPTRFGNMAAPLKYFIDGTSSLWLSGAMIDKPAAVFTSSSSLHGGQESTLLTMMLPLLHHGMLMAGLPYSEPALMNTQTGGTPYGASHLAGQQSDRALDSDELALCQALGKRVATIALSLQS; this comes from the coding sequence ATGTCATCTCCCTATATTCTGGTTCTTTACTATAGCCGCCATGGCGCTGTGGCCGAGATGGCGCAACAGGTGGCCCGAGGTATTGAGCAGTGCAGTGGTATCGAGGCGCGCATTCGCACGGTACCTGCTGTATCTAATGAATGCGAAGCGGTGGCAGAGGATATTCCCGAACAGGGCCCTCTCTATTGCAATGCTGACGATTTACAGCACTGTGCCGGTCTGGTGATGGGGAGCCCGACTCGTTTTGGCAATATGGCGGCGCCCTTAAAATACTTTATCGACGGTACTTCCAGCCTTTGGTTAAGTGGCGCCATGATTGATAAACCCGCAGCGGTCTTTACCTCTTCATCCAGTTTGCATGGCGGGCAGGAATCGACACTGCTAACCATGATGTTGCCATTGTTGCATCACGGTATGTTAATGGCCGGGTTACCTTATAGTGAGCCCGCACTGATGAATACCCAAACCGGCGGCACACCCTATGGCGCAAGTCATCTGGCCGGCCAGCAAAGCGATCGAGCCCTGGATTCGGATGAGTTGGCCCTCTGCCAGGCTCTGGGTAAGCGGGTCGCCACCATTGCCTTATCGCTACAGTCATAA
- a CDS encoding TlpA family protein disulfide reductase: MLKNITTLSLLCILVALSGCGKSDFQDHRGNSGNFSDYQGKWMIINYWAVWCKPCIEEIPELNHFAESNSDTVVLFGVDYDNNQGEKLQQGIDKLGINFPVLTTDPAISLQYQRPNVLPTTLIFNPEGKLHRSLKGPQTEQTLLDALN; encoded by the coding sequence ATGCTAAAAAATATAACCACCCTCTCTCTACTCTGTATTCTTGTCGCATTAAGCGGCTGCGGAAAAAGTGACTTTCAAGACCACCGCGGCAATAGTGGTAACTTCAGCGACTATCAGGGTAAGTGGATGATCATCAACTACTGGGCGGTGTGGTGTAAACCCTGTATTGAAGAGATCCCGGAGCTTAATCACTTTGCCGAGAGCAATAGCGACACCGTGGTTTTATTCGGCGTTGATTATGACAACAACCAAGGGGAGAAACTGCAACAGGGTATTGATAAACTGGGCATCAACTTCCCGGTCCTGACCACCGACCCCGCAATTAGCTTGCAGTATCAGCGCCCCAATGTTTTACCCACAACGTTAATTTTTAACCCAGAGGGAAAACTGCATCGCTCACTAAAAGGCCCCCAGACTGAGCAGACATTATTGGACGCTTTGAATTGA
- the yeiP gene encoding elongation factor P-like protein YeiP encodes MVNNPSSRGAATLYKIRLNHAKTGQKVDESLKGGDILPDIDFERRKMQYSYMDGESYVFMDDEDYSQHTLSESDLGDGKLYIYEGMDSVVGMIVDEQLIGIELPNSVVMKVTDTAPGIKGASASARTKPATMATGLVVQVPEYLEVGESIKINTEDNRFISRA; translated from the coding sequence GTGGTTAACAATCCCTCTTCCAGAGGCGCGGCTACCTTATATAAAATTCGTCTCAACCATGCCAAAACCGGCCAGAAAGTTGATGAGAGTTTAAAGGGCGGTGATATTCTGCCGGATATTGATTTTGAACGCCGCAAAATGCAGTACTCGTATATGGACGGTGAGAGCTATGTGTTTATGGACGATGAAGATTACAGTCAGCATACCCTCAGTGAGTCTGATCTGGGTGATGGCAAGCTGTATATTTACGAGGGCATGGACAGTGTCGTTGGGATGATTGTAGACGAGCAGCTTATCGGTATTGAGCTACCCAATTCCGTGGTGATGAAAGTCACCGATACCGCGCCGGGGATTAAAGGTGCATCTGCTTCCGCCAGAACCAAGCCGGCTACCATGGCCACAGGTCTGGTTGTACAAGTACCGGAATATCTGGAAGTGGGTGAAAGCATTAAAATTAATACCGAAGATAATCGGTTTATATCCCGCGCCTGA
- a CDS encoding aminopeptidase — MARYSVAMICLLLLTGCETLGYYSQAAAGQWSLWWQREPIEDLLADKATDPQLKQRLQQILIMRDFASSDLALPDNKSYRYYTALEQPYVVWNVFAAPEFSTTAMQWCFPIAGCVSYRGYFSEQAARQYAEKMTAQGYDTYVGGVAAYSTLGWFADPVLSTFMGRDDVRLAALLFHELAHQQVYLPGDTQFNESFATAVEIEGVKRWLASIDAEPLLAGYLQHRAIQQDFVSTMLAARENLEALYQYDVTDDNKRQAKQQLLHRIVAKDYARFQLRWGGLSDYDRWVNTDLNNAKLLTLASYNQWLPAFQQLLDMQANDLPRFYQRVAELAALDSEQRRNQLQALMP, encoded by the coding sequence ATGGCCCGATACAGTGTGGCTATGATTTGCTTACTGCTACTGACCGGTTGTGAAACACTCGGGTACTACTCGCAAGCAGCGGCGGGGCAGTGGTCACTATGGTGGCAACGTGAACCGATTGAGGACCTGTTAGCGGATAAGGCAACTGATCCGCAATTAAAGCAGCGTCTGCAACAAATCCTGATAATGCGAGACTTTGCCTCCTCCGACCTTGCCCTCCCCGATAATAAAAGTTATCGCTATTACACCGCCTTAGAGCAACCCTATGTGGTGTGGAATGTTTTTGCGGCGCCAGAGTTTTCTACCACAGCGATGCAGTGGTGTTTTCCTATTGCCGGTTGTGTGAGCTACCGCGGCTATTTTTCTGAGCAGGCTGCCAGGCAGTATGCCGAGAAGATGACAGCGCAGGGTTACGACACCTATGTCGGCGGGGTGGCGGCCTATTCAACTCTGGGCTGGTTTGCCGACCCGGTACTCAGCACCTTTATGGGCCGTGATGATGTGCGCCTGGCGGCCCTGTTATTTCATGAGTTGGCGCATCAACAGGTTTATTTACCCGGTGATACCCAGTTTAATGAAAGCTTTGCTACCGCAGTGGAGATTGAAGGGGTTAAGCGCTGGCTGGCCAGTATTGATGCTGAGCCCTTATTGGCAGGCTATTTACAACACCGCGCCATCCAGCAAGATTTTGTCAGTACGATGTTAGCCGCCCGGGAAAATCTGGAGGCTTTATATCAGTACGATGTAACGGATGATAATAAACGTCAGGCCAAACAGCAGTTACTGCACCGTATTGTGGCAAAAGACTATGCCCGCTTTCAGTTACGCTGGGGTGGTCTTAGCGATTACGACCGCTGGGTTAACACCGATTTAAACAATGCCAAACTGCTTACCCTTGCCAGCTATAACCAATGGTTACCGGCTTTCCAGCAGCTGCTGGACATGCAGGCCAATGACCTGCCGCGTTTTTATCAGCGCGTGGCTGAGCTGGCGGCTCTTGATTCAGAGCAGCGCAGGAATCAGTTGCAAGCCTTGATGCCATAA
- a CDS encoding PilZ domain-containing protein, whose product MRFNELSLPVGKKMSMHVVGLDYKKHQIDAQLLGYYEGKNLMVALLAKPGQILLQQGQAVSLAAQLPEGSVQFETEIEHIHESPFLYVVLDYPLGVNFTPMRQHSRLPVDTPVEVTGHTGMGMTTSSIHGNMLDISRSGARLVLEKELTTMVTKISLGVMLESQGLERDMTLTAQVRNTAETSDLYPECGFAYGVELIDVDEVDELFLRSYCLQEINRGRALLCP is encoded by the coding sequence ATGCGTTTTAACGAGCTGTCGTTGCCGGTAGGCAAAAAAATGTCCATGCATGTGGTGGGTTTGGATTATAAAAAACACCAGATCGATGCCCAGTTACTTGGCTACTATGAAGGCAAAAACCTGATGGTGGCTTTGCTGGCCAAACCCGGGCAAATTTTATTACAGCAAGGGCAGGCGGTTAGTCTGGCGGCGCAGCTACCAGAAGGCAGTGTGCAATTTGAAACGGAAATAGAGCATATTCATGAATCTCCTTTTCTCTATGTGGTACTGGATTATCCTTTAGGCGTTAACTTTACCCCTATGCGCCAGCATAGCCGCTTGCCCGTCGATACACCGGTGGAGGTAACCGGGCATACCGGTATGGGGATGACCACTAGTTCAATCCACGGCAATATGCTCGATATCAGCCGCAGCGGTGCCCGTCTGGTATTGGAAAAAGAGCTGACGACCATGGTGACAAAAATTTCGCTGGGGGTCATGCTGGAGTCGCAAGGTTTAGAGCGTGATATGACCTTAACGGCTCAGGTGCGTAACACCGCAGAGACTTCCGATTTATATCCGGAGTGTGGCTTTGCCTACGGTGTCGAGTTGATTGACGTTGATGAAGTCGATGAGTTGTTTTTGCGCAGCTATTGTTTACAGGAAATAAACCGTGGCCGCGCTTTATTATGTCCCTAA
- a CDS encoding YihY family inner membrane protein codes for MTIPSLQDCLKLGRYVQKRYVADGCSHSAAALTYMSLFALVPLLTVMYAILSAVPAFQEVGIQIQELIFDNFVPATGQEVENYLTEFSQQARKLTGVGIAFLGITAILMLKNIEKAFNAIWKTRENRSGLSSFLLYWAILSLGPIFIGLALGISTYLVSLSVMFDQVDVIGIGPQLLRLMPYLLTSAAFTLIFAAVPNCRVPIKHALIGGLITALVFELAKQLFTGIVSNTSYQTIYGTFAAVPLFLLWIYLSWLIVLAGAVLVHAISGFNSLDDDNYSDMVMTLSIIELLWQRHQQGKTVSEQYLLQKPWLFDRHSISADRWTPLRDKLFKGGLLRTANAGHYILGRDLNGFTLWDLIQLMGKAPETRSGSDEPQPLWFKRCVDQIEIARQSNQATLNTPLAELFTDNTEHA; via the coding sequence GTGACAATACCCTCATTACAGGATTGTTTAAAATTAGGCCGCTATGTGCAGAAACGCTATGTGGCTGATGGCTGTAGCCACAGTGCCGCTGCACTGACCTATATGAGCCTGTTTGCCCTGGTGCCACTGCTGACCGTGATGTACGCCATTCTCTCCGCCGTACCAGCCTTTCAGGAAGTGGGGATACAAATTCAAGAGCTGATTTTTGATAACTTTGTACCCGCCACCGGTCAGGAAGTCGAAAACTACCTGACGGAGTTTTCCCAGCAGGCCAGAAAGCTGACCGGCGTGGGGATTGCCTTTCTTGGGATAACCGCCATCCTGATGCTCAAGAATATTGAAAAGGCCTTTAACGCCATTTGGAAAACCCGGGAAAACCGCAGCGGCCTCTCCAGCTTTTTACTGTATTGGGCCATTTTAAGCCTTGGTCCGATTTTTATTGGTTTGGCCCTGGGTATCAGCACTTACCTGGTTTCTCTATCGGTAATGTTTGACCAGGTCGATGTGATAGGTATTGGTCCACAGTTATTGCGGTTGATGCCCTACCTGCTGACCTCAGCGGCGTTTACTTTAATCTTTGCTGCGGTACCCAATTGTCGAGTCCCGATCAAACACGCCCTGATTGGCGGTTTAATTACCGCACTGGTTTTTGAATTGGCCAAGCAACTATTTACCGGCATTGTCTCCAATACCAGCTACCAAACCATCTACGGCACTTTTGCCGCGGTGCCGTTATTTTTATTATGGATTTATCTGTCATGGCTAATTGTGTTGGCGGGAGCTGTTTTAGTCCATGCGATTAGTGGCTTTAATTCATTAGATGACGATAACTATAGCGATATGGTTATGACCTTAAGTATTATCGAATTACTCTGGCAACGTCACCAACAAGGCAAAACCGTTAGCGAACAATATCTATTACAAAAGCCCTGGTTATTTGATCGCCACAGCATCTCCGCCGACCGCTGGACACCGTTACGGGACAAACTGTTTAAAGGCGGCCTATTGCGCACCGCCAATGCCGGGCATTATATTTTAGGTCGCGACCTCAATGGTTTTACGCTATGGGATTTGATTCAATTAATGGGCAAAGCCCCGGAAACCCGCTCTGGTAGCGATGAGCCACAGCCGTTATGGTTTAAGCGCTGCGTTGACCAAATCGAGATCGCCCGGCAAAGCAATCAGGCCACACTCAATACACCTCTCGCCGAATTATTTACTGATAACACAGAACACGCTTAA
- the sppA gene encoding signal peptide peptidase SppA yields the protein MEEKKPGFIRRNFRRLMTLLSTLRIVVTNLLFLVVLGVLFLAFSGGEIPTIPGKGALVLNIQGSLVDQKNYVDPLVRIMGESDPSQYETLLQDVIDAIDYGREDERITTLVLSLDDMMYGGIAKMQELAPALQRFRDSGKKIIAVGDNYLQDQYWLAAQADEIYINPNGAVLIDGYGLYRNYFKQALEKLHIDFHVFRVGEYKSAMEPYIRNDMSTEAKQANQVWLGALWDEYVVGVAERRSFSKADLNQYINQFDQRLADYQGNTSSAAMAAGLIDGIKTRDEINRYLVDVVGAVDEDGNYQGIGFERYLWVKNIELSEAAESARVGVIVAAGNIVDGEQAPGAIGGDTLASLIREARRDATIRAVVLRIDSGGGSAFASEIIRQELLLLKAEGKPLVVSMGGMAASGGYWIAADADEIWALPSTLTGSIGIFGAFPTLDKSLAALGITTDGVGTTNMAGAMRIDRPLQPIAARSIQSILERGYAQFITIVAEGRELPKSEVEGLAKGRVWSGKDAQRLGLVDQLGTLDQAIASAAALAELDAYEKQLIDIPLTPQEQFLRELTGEVELRGLMLAGGIDTRFLKQAQQWLAPFKGALSFANSMNDPQGLYLHCSNCMAP from the coding sequence ATGGAAGAGAAAAAACCAGGTTTTATCCGCCGTAACTTTCGCCGCTTGATGACCCTACTGTCCACGCTGCGTATTGTGGTCACCAATCTACTGTTTTTAGTGGTATTGGGGGTGTTGTTTTTGGCTTTTTCCGGTGGGGAAATTCCAACCATCCCCGGCAAAGGTGCGCTGGTACTCAATATTCAGGGTAGTCTGGTCGACCAGAAAAATTACGTCGACCCTCTGGTACGAATTATGGGGGAGTCTGATCCTTCACAATACGAGACCCTGTTACAGGATGTGATCGATGCGATAGATTACGGCAGGGAGGATGAGCGAATTACCACGTTAGTGTTGTCGCTGGACGATATGATGTATGGCGGCATCGCCAAAATGCAGGAGCTGGCTCCGGCCTTACAACGCTTTCGAGACAGTGGTAAAAAAATTATTGCGGTCGGCGATAATTATCTGCAAGACCAGTATTGGTTGGCCGCCCAGGCCGATGAAATTTATATAAACCCCAACGGTGCGGTTTTGATTGACGGCTATGGTTTGTACCGTAACTACTTTAAGCAGGCACTGGAGAAGTTACATATTGATTTTCATGTGTTCCGTGTGGGTGAATATAAATCGGCGATGGAGCCTTATATTCGCAATGACATGTCAACCGAAGCCAAACAGGCTAATCAGGTTTGGTTAGGGGCGTTGTGGGATGAGTATGTGGTCGGTGTTGCAGAGCGCAGAAGCTTTTCCAAAGCTGACTTGAACCAGTATATCAATCAGTTTGACCAGCGTCTGGCTGATTATCAGGGCAATACCTCTTCAGCGGCTATGGCGGCTGGTTTAATTGATGGCATCAAAACCCGCGATGAAATAAACCGGTATTTAGTGGATGTGGTTGGCGCTGTTGATGAAGACGGTAACTATCAGGGCATTGGTTTTGAACGATATCTTTGGGTTAAAAATATAGAACTGTCAGAGGCTGCTGAAAGTGCCAGAGTGGGTGTTATTGTCGCCGCAGGCAATATTGTTGATGGTGAGCAAGCGCCTGGGGCGATTGGCGGCGATACCCTGGCTTCGTTAATTCGTGAAGCCCGGCGTGATGCGACCATTAGGGCGGTAGTGCTGCGTATTGATAGTGGTGGTGGCAGCGCTTTTGCCTCCGAGATTATCCGTCAGGAATTACTGCTATTAAAAGCCGAAGGCAAACCGCTAGTGGTTTCCATGGGAGGCATGGCAGCTTCTGGAGGTTATTGGATTGCAGCGGATGCGGATGAAATTTGGGCCCTGCCTTCAACCTTAACCGGTTCTATCGGTATTTTTGGTGCCTTCCCTACGCTGGATAAAAGTCTGGCTGCACTGGGCATCACTACCGACGGCGTTGGCACGACCAATATGGCCGGTGCGATGAGAATTGATCGCCCCCTACAGCCCATTGCAGCCCGCTCGATCCAGAGTATTCTTGAGCGAGGCTATGCGCAGTTTATAACCATTGTTGCAGAGGGGCGCGAGCTGCCGAAATCGGAAGTAGAGGGGCTGGCAAAGGGGCGCGTCTGGTCGGGTAAGGATGCACAGCGCTTAGGTTTGGTCGATCAGTTAGGCACGCTGGATCAGGCCATTGCCTCGGCGGCAGCGTTGGCAGAGCTGGATGCTTATGAAAAACAGCTGATTGATATTCCATTAACGCCCCAGGAGCAGTTTCTCAGGGAGCTAACCGGTGAAGTAGAGTTGCGAGGTTTAATGCTTGCCGGTGGTATTGATACGCGTTTTTTAAAGCAGGCTCAACAATGGCTGGCTCCGTTTAAAGGCGCGCTAAGCTTTGCCAATAGCATGAATGACCCACAGGGTTTGTACCTGCATTGTTCAAACTGTATGGCGCCCTAA
- a CDS encoding diacylglycerol kinase family protein codes for MPKSKPEPFTLKSRFQSMGYALAGVADLLRHQHNARLHAVAALLVLMLAFLCSVQRWEWAVLLLAIGGVWLAEAINTAIEYLADACHPEQHPLIKRAKDVAAAAVLLFSLTALLVGLLVFVPYLALL; via the coding sequence TTGCCTAAGTCCAAGCCAGAGCCGTTTACGCTCAAATCCCGCTTCCAGAGTATGGGCTACGCCCTGGCAGGGGTGGCGGATTTATTACGTCATCAACACAATGCGCGCTTGCATGCGGTTGCCGCGCTGCTGGTGCTGATGCTGGCTTTTCTATGCTCTGTGCAGCGCTGGGAATGGGCGGTATTACTACTGGCTATTGGCGGCGTATGGTTGGCTGAAGCGATCAATACGGCGATTGAATATCTGGCTGATGCCTGTCACCCCGAACAACACCCATTAATCAAGCGCGCAAAAGATGTGGCTGCGGCCGCTGTGCTATTATTTTCACTAACGGCATTGCTAGTAGGCTTATTAGTCTTTGTTCCTTACCTGGCGTTGCTGTGA
- a CDS encoding DUF2069 domain-containing protein, which produces MPKDYKTLAKRSWQITQVSYWLLVFVLVLNTVVLPSCNRDSNAVILGVQLFLLLVFLPGMLKQNIRSYIWLTLVLLGFFMAAVSTAFACTSVFTVAEVLLIVSLFTAAMLYIRWRSRELKQAVTELEK; this is translated from the coding sequence ATGCCTAAGGATTATAAAACGCTGGCAAAACGCAGTTGGCAAATAACACAAGTGAGCTATTGGCTGCTGGTCTTCGTATTAGTCTTAAATACGGTGGTGTTACCCAGTTGCAATCGTGACAGTAATGCAGTCATTCTTGGGGTTCAGCTGTTTCTGTTGCTGGTTTTTTTACCGGGGATGCTGAAACAAAATATACGTTCCTATATTTGGCTAACACTGGTGTTACTGGGATTTTTTATGGCGGCGGTATCCACCGCGTTTGCTTGCACTTCCGTATTTACCGTGGCCGAAGTTTTGTTAATTGTTAGCTTATTTACGGCTGCGATGCTTTATATCCGCTGGCGTTCCCGCGAGCTTAAACAGGCCGTTACAGAATTGGAGAAGTAA